A genomic region of Exiguobacterium sp. Helios contains the following coding sequences:
- a CDS encoding helix-turn-helix domain-containing protein, whose translation MNQLNISIGNEIKRIRQERNWTQAELCQGICSQAEISKIENGRNSPTVDLLQQLAERLHTPVSSFFINENKKTNFRMIDQEIIQLTRLNRYSEIFLQIDQYLITETDKEISILLRYHKLIIEEKTNIIDYRTCISQLLNITAEEKLIEESFLLYLRIQMSIAILYTNYGEYRHADSIYSMLFKIDYHTVEYKKMKLKILYNYIRNLIKQKDFSAILKETETAINESNHLDDLSYLGHFYYQRGYALEQLNSSLELIQEAYTLAYGIFLATENTSFATILEDHLSDVMYFSLKSI comes from the coding sequence ATGAATCAATTAAATATTTCGATTGGTAACGAAATTAAGCGGATCCGGCAAGAACGAAATTGGACACAAGCTGAACTGTGCCAGGGAATTTGTAGTCAGGCAGAAATCAGTAAAATCGAGAATGGACGTAATTCACCGACGGTTGATTTATTACAACAACTTGCAGAACGGTTACACACTCCGGTCTCGTCTTTTTTTATAAATGAAAACAAAAAAACAAATTTTCGCATGATTGATCAAGAAATAATTCAACTTACGCGCCTAAACCGTTATTCTGAAATATTTCTACAGATTGATCAATATCTGATAACAGAAACGGATAAAGAAATTAGCATTTTATTGCGCTATCACAAATTGATCATTGAAGAAAAAACAAACATCATTGATTACCGAACGTGTATTTCACAACTTTTGAATATAACTGCAGAAGAAAAATTAATTGAAGAATCGTTTCTACTATACTTAAGAATTCAGATGTCGATTGCGATTTTATATACGAACTATGGTGAGTACCGCCATGCGGATTCAATTTATTCAATGTTGTTTAAGATTGACTATCATACGGTCGAATATAAAAAAATGAAATTGAAGATTTTATACAATTACATCCGAAACTTAATCAAACAAAAAGATTTTTCTGCGATCTTAAAAGAAACTGAGACGGCGATTAATGAAAGTAATCATTTGGATGATTTAAGTTATCTCGGACACTTTTATTATCAGCGGGGATACGCATTGGAACAGTTAAACAGCTCCTTAGAGTTGATTCAAGAAGCATACACGCTTGCCTACGGAATCTTTTTGGCTACAGAAAACACTTCGTTTGCGACCATATTAGAGGATCACTTATCAGATGTGATGTATTTTTCATTAAAATCAATCTAG
- a CDS encoding PilZ domain-containing protein: MFILKIKRNESFRFHFDEPVAGEFYLVKGGQRTPIGSMNIHNISPSGMAIATPLKLPIDRSMSIVVEFSLIRGLEPLKLNGRILHEKWLDSQRLYGIRLETTKDEQQQIIDTIKQVVKATS, from the coding sequence GTGTTCATCTTGAAGATCAAACGCAACGAATCTTTCCGGTTTCATTTTGATGAACCGGTTGCTGGTGAATTTTATCTTGTCAAAGGTGGACAACGGACGCCGATTGGATCGATGAATATTCATAATATCTCACCTAGTGGCATGGCGATTGCAACACCGCTGAAGCTGCCGATTGACCGTTCGATGTCGATTGTCGTCGAATTTTCTCTTATACGTGGTCTCGAACCATTGAAGCTGAACGGACGAATTTTGCATGAAAAATGGCTCGATTCCCAGCGTTTGTATGGCATACGACTCGAAACAACTAAAGATGAGCAACAGCAGATTATCGATACGATTAAACAAGTCGTCAAAGCGACCTCTTGA
- a CDS encoding FMN-dependent NADH-azoreductase: MSRLLFIEANDSTHQKKGISSHMNEAFLASYRTHHPDDEVVVLNLFEERLPFFDLRLATAAAKLFRGESVETDEHVPLDKLQEYLTGFLDSDKVVFSFPMWNLTVPAPLHNYMDYLAQAGQTFRYTAEGSVGLVTGKQVLLLHSRGGDYSTADKADSEHAVRYMLDILRFFGIEDVQTIILEGHQQYPDRAEELVKKALSACEKAGGTF; this comes from the coding sequence ATGAGCCGTTTGTTATTTATTGAAGCAAATGATAGTACCCATCAAAAGAAAGGAATCAGCTCGCACATGAACGAAGCGTTTCTCGCGAGTTACCGGACACATCATCCGGATGATGAAGTCGTCGTACTCAATTTATTCGAGGAACGGTTACCGTTTTTTGATTTACGTCTCGCCACTGCTGCCGCCAAACTATTTCGTGGAGAATCCGTCGAGACCGATGAACATGTGCCGCTCGACAAATTACAAGAATATCTGACCGGGTTTCTCGACTCGGATAAAGTCGTTTTTTCTTTCCCGATGTGGAATCTGACCGTTCCGGCTCCGCTTCATAATTATATGGACTATCTTGCACAAGCAGGTCAGACGTTTCGTTATACAGCAGAAGGGTCTGTCGGCTTAGTAACGGGCAAACAAGTTTTGTTGCTGCATTCACGCGGCGGGGACTATTCTACAGCGGATAAAGCTGATTCCGAACATGCCGTTCGTTACATGCTCGATATCCTTCGTTTCTTCGGGATTGAAGATGTCCAGACCATTATCCTGGAAGGACATCAGCAATATCCTGACCGGGCGGAGGAACTCGTCAAAAAAGCCCTCTCTGCATGTGAGAAGGCCGGGGGAACATTTTAA
- a CDS encoding class I SAM-dependent methyltransferase: protein MEQTIDFDVIERKKIGLQALHEQYQRPILVVDKNRLEYYPQDADSSFFFHPSSAVFRIKQFDRNGHDPLITIARLQKGMTVLDCTLGLGADAIVMSHAVGQFGQVIGLESNPVTALIVREGLQQWIEGYQPIIDAMRQIEVQLAEHFTYLKQCASKSIDVIYFDPMFEKTVSESTHLDGLRQLANFEPLTEQVVAEAKRVARQRIVLKAHFESELFERYGFVRTKRKSSKLHYGVLEL, encoded by the coding sequence ATGGAGCAAACCATTGACTTCGATGTCATCGAGCGAAAAAAAATAGGACTGCAGGCACTTCACGAGCAGTATCAGCGTCCCATTCTTGTCGTGGATAAAAACCGATTGGAATATTATCCGCAAGATGCGGACAGCTCTTTTTTCTTTCATCCGTCCAGTGCGGTTTTTCGAATCAAACAATTTGACCGGAATGGTCATGATCCATTGATTACAATCGCCCGATTGCAAAAGGGGATGACAGTTCTTGATTGTACGTTAGGCTTAGGAGCGGATGCAATCGTCATGAGTCACGCAGTCGGACAGTTTGGTCAAGTTATCGGTTTAGAAAGCAATCCGGTGACAGCCTTGATCGTACGGGAAGGGTTACAACAATGGATCGAAGGATACCAACCAATCATTGATGCGATGCGACAGATTGAAGTTCAGTTGGCGGAACACTTCACGTACCTGAAGCAATGTGCCAGCAAATCAATAGATGTCATTTATTTTGATCCGATGTTTGAAAAAACCGTTTCAGAATCAACGCATCTTGACGGACTGCGACAACTGGCAAACTTTGAACCGTTGACCGAACAAGTAGTAGCCGAAGCCAAACGAGTCGCCCGACAAAGAATCGTCTTAAAAGCTCATTTTGAGAGTGAGTTATTTGAACGATACGGATTCGTGCGGACGAAACGAAAATCATCCAAACTGCATTATGGTGTCCTTGAATTATGA
- a CDS encoding GNAT family N-acetyltransferase: MDLKRRTLRHVDQTEFEHFLKYGEQAYGLSRQEIQGYDHELGAERAFDSVEHSYSEDFYFDLLVDEQLIGRVLLLKMGHYFQLDLMIFDPYSGRGFGTKAVQQALEQSNVLSLYEVRARVLPTSPHQEIASQILKTNGFVKQDDYFSKGRRKRYSLQRP, from the coding sequence ATGGATTTAAAACGTCGAACACTACGTCATGTAGATCAGACTGAATTCGAACATTTTTTAAAGTACGGCGAACAGGCTTACGGATTATCTCGTCAGGAAATTCAAGGATACGACCATGAGCTCGGGGCCGAGCGCGCTTTTGATTCTGTTGAACACAGTTATTCCGAAGACTTCTACTTTGATCTTCTTGTCGACGAACAACTGATTGGTCGTGTACTCTTATTAAAAATGGGACATTATTTCCAACTTGATTTGATGATATTCGACCCATACAGCGGTCGCGGTTTTGGAACAAAGGCAGTACAACAGGCACTCGAGCAATCAAACGTATTGTCTCTTTACGAAGTACGTGCCCGTGTCTTACCGACGTCTCCCCATCAAGAGATCGCTTCTCAAATTTTGAAGACAAACGGATTCGTCAAACAAGACGATTATTTTAGTAAGGGTCGTCGTAAACGATATTCCTTACAACGCCCTTGA
- a CDS encoding amino acid ABC transporter permease, with translation MNSFFEIEWRSVFNPELAREAFPYILGGLSHTLWISILSMVIGLGLGLLLALARLSTSRLLRTIATLYISFMRGVPILVLLFMFYFGLPVINIQLDALTAAIAGFSLNSAAYMAEIIRSSLLSVDRGQQEAAQSLGLSRYRVFVGIILPQAVRLAIPPLSNVLLDLVKASSLAAMITVPEIFQRAKIVGGREFDYMTVYFVIAFIYWGICAVIAAGQEMLERRFARYL, from the coding sequence TTGAACAGCTTCTTTGAAATTGAATGGCGGTCCGTCTTTAATCCAGAATTAGCACGAGAAGCGTTTCCTTACATCTTAGGTGGTCTTAGTCATACTCTTTGGATTTCGATTCTCAGTATGGTGATCGGCCTTGGGCTCGGCTTGTTACTGGCTTTGGCTCGGTTATCCACATCACGACTGTTACGGACGATTGCCACCCTCTATATTTCATTTATGCGCGGTGTCCCGATTCTTGTCTTATTATTCATGTTTTATTTTGGTTTACCGGTCATCAACATTCAACTGGATGCCTTGACCGCTGCCATTGCCGGCTTCAGTCTGAACAGCGCTGCCTATATGGCTGAAATCATTCGTTCATCCCTTTTGTCGGTGGACCGTGGTCAACAGGAGGCTGCCCAATCACTAGGACTTTCCAGATACCGTGTGTTCGTCGGCATCATCTTGCCTCAGGCTGTTCGACTGGCAATTCCTCCGCTGTCAAATGTCCTTCTTGATTTGGTGAAAGCCTCTTCGCTTGCCGCCATGATTACAGTCCCGGAGATTTTTCAACGGGCAAAGATTGTCGGTGGACGGGAGTTCGACTACATGACAGTTTATTTTGTCATCGCCTTCATTTACTGGGGAATCTGTGCCGTCATCGCTGCCGGTCAGGAAATGCTCGAACGGCGTTTCGCCCGCTATTTATAA
- a CDS encoding bifunctional diguanylate cyclase/phosphodiesterase codes for MSSVFLLIPFIYYPYIDNGAQTVWAASLLFVLTSLVVINRTMLLYATGISVLSLLYVWLKAPTGISTFSLTDHIARIGLILIATLISLLIHRQYVTHLERNIDYLTRLKEQAFFDPVTELANRSFFVIETEKKAVTGDIICLIDLDDFKTVNDAFGYRTGDRTLHVIGKRLMTRFSDCIVAKASGSAFLLHATSTPPHQLCDEILASISERVQIDFKQINVTASIGVSFVNGESIDHVINDAEIALFTAKSNRKNTFAITDQVTQNERKRAMQLTRDLYDADLDRDFFVLFQPQVSAATHRITGAEALVRWNHPKYGLISPLEFIPLAERTRFIETLGGWVMRKACRQGQQWLEQGRKPITIAVNVSPWQLRQEDFTEKVLEILRTTGFPPYLLEIEMTEHIFIEGTVQIIKTLNELHLHGIRIALDDFGTGFSSMQTLVELPFDQLKIPKEIVRAAIDSEEKRAIVETIIQLGSRLKMTIVAEGIEAMVEAELLTGLGCQTLQGYLFHKPLEALSIEPLLELEA; via the coding sequence ATGTCGAGCGTCTTCTTATTGATACCTTTCATCTACTATCCATACATCGACAATGGAGCACAGACGGTTTGGGCAGCCTCGTTGTTGTTTGTCTTGACGTCTCTTGTCGTGATCAATCGGACGATGTTGCTGTATGCGACGGGAATCAGTGTCCTGTCCCTGTTGTATGTCTGGTTAAAAGCACCGACAGGAATCTCGACCTTTAGTTTGACTGATCATATCGCGCGAATTGGATTGATTCTGATTGCTACACTCATCAGTCTGTTGATTCATAGACAATATGTCACGCATTTAGAAAGAAACATCGATTACCTGACACGATTAAAAGAACAAGCTTTCTTCGATCCGGTTACGGAACTGGCGAATCGGTCCTTTTTTGTCATTGAAACGGAGAAAAAAGCAGTTACAGGAGATATCATCTGTCTGATTGACTTGGATGATTTTAAGACAGTTAATGATGCATTCGGTTACCGGACGGGGGATCGGACGCTTCATGTTATCGGCAAGCGCTTGATGACCCGTTTTTCGGACTGTATCGTGGCGAAAGCGAGTGGAAGTGCTTTTTTATTACATGCAACATCTACGCCACCGCATCAACTATGTGATGAGATTTTAGCCAGTATTTCTGAACGTGTTCAGATTGATTTTAAGCAAATCAATGTAACGGCAAGCATCGGGGTTTCGTTCGTCAACGGGGAATCGATTGATCACGTCATCAATGATGCCGAGATTGCTTTGTTTACGGCAAAGTCAAATCGGAAAAATACGTTTGCGATTACGGATCAGGTAACCCAAAATGAACGCAAACGAGCAATGCAACTGACACGGGATCTGTATGATGCTGATCTTGACCGGGACTTTTTTGTGTTGTTTCAACCACAAGTCAGCGCAGCAACTCACCGCATCACGGGTGCTGAAGCACTAGTCCGGTGGAATCATCCGAAATATGGGCTGATTTCGCCACTGGAATTCATTCCGTTGGCAGAACGGACACGATTCATCGAAACACTTGGGGGATGGGTAATGCGTAAAGCCTGCCGGCAAGGACAGCAGTGGTTGGAACAAGGACGAAAACCAATAACGATTGCCGTTAATGTCTCGCCTTGGCAGTTGCGGCAAGAAGACTTTACCGAAAAGGTATTGGAGATTTTACGAACGACCGGTTTTCCGCCTTACTTATTGGAAATTGAAATGACGGAACATATTTTTATCGAAGGAACGGTACAAATCATCAAAACCTTAAATGAATTGCATCTTCACGGGATCCGGATTGCGCTTGACGATTTCGGAACGGGCTTTTCATCGATGCAGACGCTCGTCGAATTACCTTTCGATCAGTTAAAAATTCCGAAAGAGATTGTCCGGGCGGCGATTGACTCGGAAGAAAAACGAGCCATCGTCGAGACAATCATTCAGCTGGGAAGTCGATTGAAGATGACAATTGTCGCGGAAGGAATTGAAGCGATGGTAGAAGCGGAACTTTTGACAGGATTAGGGTGTCAGACGCTTCAAGGCTATTTGTTCCATAAACCATTGGAAGCGTTATCAATTGAACCATTACTCGAGTTAGAAGCCTAA
- a CDS encoding helix-turn-helix domain-containing protein has translation MMKSLPHMIGNEIKRIRKEKKMTQKELCDGICSQAEISKIENGRNSPTIDLLQQIAKRLRVPLSLLFRDQLESDTFRETDNHLSSLFREKKYQEMKQELSKNDATHHNEILLLKAYFSILLEVKTDKIDYRTASTLLSRLTDREDIWYESPKMYIRIKMAISNLYAENEQYHLAEKVYEELEQLTYDTEELKKQLIKIYYNHSQLLTYEKKYEAGLKITEKGLSYSLSLNDASFVAHFYYQRGYFYEVMMTDDSSPIQRDYTIAYALFRAFHLHTYEEIVLKGKERFLLFTF, from the coding sequence ATGATGAAATCATTGCCTCACATGATTGGAAATGAAATCAAACGGATTCGTAAAGAAAAGAAAATGACACAAAAAGAATTGTGTGATGGGATATGTAGTCAGGCAGAAATCAGTAAGATTGAAAATGGACGTAATTCGCCAACAATCGATTTGTTACAACAAATTGCCAAGCGATTGCGCGTGCCGCTTTCTTTACTATTCCGGGATCAATTAGAGAGTGACACCTTTCGAGAGACTGATAACCATTTATCGAGTCTGTTTCGGGAGAAAAAATATCAAGAGATGAAACAAGAATTATCGAAAAATGATGCAACGCATCATAACGAAATCCTTTTGCTAAAAGCGTATTTTTCAATACTTTTAGAGGTGAAAACAGATAAAATTGATTACCGTACTGCTTCCACTTTATTATCACGATTGACGGATCGGGAAGATATTTGGTACGAATCGCCCAAGATGTATATTCGAATAAAGATGGCCATCTCGAATTTATACGCAGAAAATGAGCAGTACCATCTGGCTGAAAAAGTATATGAAGAATTGGAACAATTGACGTACGATACGGAAGAATTGAAAAAACAATTGATCAAGATTTATTACAACCATTCTCAATTGTTAACCTATGAGAAAAAATACGAAGCCGGCTTAAAAATAACGGAAAAAGGATTAAGCTATAGCTTATCGTTAAATGATGCTTCTTTCGTCGCTCATTTTTATTATCAACGTGGTTATTTTTATGAGGTGATGATGACTGACGATAGCTCACCCATTCAACGTGACTATACGATAGCATATGCTTTGTTTCGTGCATTTCATCTACACACATATGAAGAAATCGTTCTTAAAGGAAAAGAACGATTTCTACTGTTTACATTTTAA
- a CDS encoding queuosine precursor transporter — protein sequence MNEWLWFPSILLTMGLLLLSYRLFGKTGLMMWIAIATIIANIQVTQQVELYSYIFTLGNVVYGSCYLATDILNEKYGKKVARQGVYMGFFSLITTTLLMQYSLLYTPLNDTLAKDMSSSLNLLFGLLPWIALGSLSAYLVSQLFDVFIYSKIRQKTGEKKLWLRTTGSTVLSQLIDTLTFCAIAFHNLPFDIWWQIFITTYLAKFVIAWVATPFMYLAKRIHPTTPSKDLAA from the coding sequence ATGAACGAATGGTTATGGTTTCCTTCCATCTTACTTACGATGGGATTGTTATTACTCAGTTATCGTCTGTTTGGTAAAACCGGTTTGATGATGTGGATTGCCATCGCAACGATTATTGCCAATATCCAAGTCACACAACAAGTTGAACTTTATTCTTATATTTTCACATTAGGGAACGTCGTATACGGAAGTTGTTATTTGGCTACCGACATCTTAAATGAAAAGTACGGAAAAAAAGTAGCGCGGCAAGGCGTCTACATGGGATTTTTCTCATTGATCACGACAACGTTATTGATGCAATACAGCTTATTGTACACACCACTTAATGACACCCTGGCGAAAGACATGTCGAGTTCTTTGAACCTGTTATTTGGTTTACTTCCTTGGATTGCGCTTGGTAGTTTGTCTGCCTACCTGGTATCACAATTGTTTGATGTCTTTATCTATTCAAAGATCCGTCAAAAGACGGGGGAAAAGAAACTTTGGTTACGGACAACCGGATCGACTGTCCTCAGCCAATTGATTGATACGTTGACGTTTTGTGCGATTGCCTTTCACAACTTACCATTTGATATTTGGTGGCAGATTTTCATTACCACTTATCTCGCTAAATTCGTCATTGCCTGGGTCGCCACTCCTTTCATGTATCTTGCTAAAAGGATTCACCCGACCACTCCATCTAAAGATTTAGCAGCTTGA
- the putP gene encoding sodium/proline symporter PutP, with protein MTQEWISISLYLVMMLAIGYIAYKRTTNTEDYMLGGRDLGPGVTALSAGASDMSGWMLMGLPGAMYATGVSALWLALGLLIGCYVNYLILAPRFRLYTEMANDSITIPDFLENRFKDTSRVLRTVSAVVIIVFFTFYTSAGIVSGGKLFESSFGFDYHYGMLLTIAVVVAYTLFGGFLAVSWTDFVQGCIMFIALVLVPVVALTDVGGIDGAYNYAENLDPTLFDPLKGTTFLGIIGFLAWGLGYFGQPHIIVRFMAIRSVKDLKKARRIGIGWMFISILGAMMTGLVGIAYFEGQGNGLGDPETVFIRFSDVLFHPYITGFLMAAILAAIMSTISSQLLVTSSALTEDFYKTFLNKKATDKQLVLTGRIAVLVIAVIGSVLAWNPSATILSLVGYAWAGFGSAFGPIILLSLYWKRMTKQGALAGMLSGAITVIIWVQLGLSTTLYEMVPGFFTSLFFTVVVSLLTKQPVESVQEKFDDMEEELKEAVE; from the coding sequence ATGACGCAAGAATGGATTTCAATCAGCTTGTATCTGGTCATGATGCTTGCCATCGGTTACATTGCCTACAAGCGAACGACAAACACAGAAGATTATATGTTAGGTGGTCGAGACTTAGGTCCCGGAGTCACGGCACTATCCGCCGGAGCATCCGACATGAGTGGCTGGATGTTGATGGGATTACCCGGAGCCATGTACGCAACTGGTGTATCTGCTTTATGGCTTGCTTTAGGACTGTTAATTGGTTGTTACGTAAATTATTTGATTTTAGCGCCACGTTTTCGTCTTTATACGGAAATGGCAAATGATTCAATTACGATTCCTGACTTCTTAGAAAATCGTTTTAAAGATACGTCACGTGTCTTACGGACTGTTTCTGCAGTTGTCATTATCGTTTTCTTCACTTTCTACACATCAGCTGGTATCGTATCCGGCGGTAAATTGTTTGAAAGCTCATTCGGCTTTGATTATCATTATGGTATGCTCTTGACGATTGCGGTCGTCGTCGCCTATACACTGTTTGGCGGTTTTCTCGCAGTCAGTTGGACCGACTTCGTCCAGGGTTGTATCATGTTCATCGCCCTTGTCCTCGTGCCGGTCGTTGCCTTAACGGACGTCGGTGGCATCGATGGTGCCTACAACTATGCAGAAAACCTGGATCCTACATTGTTTGATCCATTAAAAGGCACAACATTCCTCGGAATCATCGGATTCCTAGCCTGGGGACTTGGTTATTTCGGACAACCGCACATCATTGTTCGTTTTATGGCCATTCGTTCGGTCAAAGATTTGAAAAAAGCTCGTCGTATCGGAATTGGTTGGATGTTTATCTCGATTCTCGGTGCCATGATGACAGGACTTGTCGGGATTGCTTATTTTGAAGGGCAAGGCAATGGACTGGGCGATCCGGAGACCGTATTCATCCGTTTCTCTGACGTCTTATTCCATCCTTACATCACAGGATTCCTGATGGCAGCGATTTTAGCCGCTATCATGTCGACGATTTCGTCGCAGTTGCTCGTCACATCAAGTGCTTTAACAGAAGATTTTTATAAAACGTTTTTAAATAAAAAAGCAACAGACAAACAGCTCGTCTTGACAGGACGAATTGCCGTCCTGGTCATCGCTGTCATCGGTTCCGTTTTAGCCTGGAATCCGTCAGCCACGATCTTATCACTGGTCGGTTATGCCTGGGCTGGTTTTGGTTCCGCCTTTGGTCCAATCATCCTGCTTTCGCTTTACTGGAAACGGATGACGAAACAAGGTGCACTCGCCGGTATGTTATCCGGTGCAATCACCGTCATCATTTGGGTTCAGCTCGGTCTCAGTACGACACTCTATGAGATGGTACCTGGGTTCTTCACTAGCTTATTCTTCACAGTTGTCGTTAGTCTCTTGACGAAACAACCGGTTGAATCGGTTCAAGAGAAATTTGACGATATGGAAGAAGAATTAAAAGAAGCAGTCGAATAA
- a CDS encoding MalY/PatB family protein produces MNEHMFDEVLEKRQTGSAKWDGLKQLFGSDQLIPMWVADMDVRPADSITKALTRRAASGNFGYSLFEEKAKHAIQHWFDKRYDQSVDPATILYSSGVVPALAHSVLALTEENDEIIIQTPVYPPFHHVIEANGRRLVENPLSLQNDRYEIDFTLLEQQMKSARMIILCNPHNPTGRVFSFDELKRLVALAKQYGVYVLSDEIHADLLFSNVTHHPIIAFDYDQVILVSAPSKTFNIPGLYASYLIVPNADLRLKIEQVQQANFVHPNAFAATAIIAAYEDPESERWLQELLVYLEENRNHAIQRIQTEMPRLTVVTPDATFLLWIDCAALPFNSKERADWLVKQAGLALTHGEPFGKNASTFERLNFGCPRSQLDEALNRLQTAYQAIVFTD; encoded by the coding sequence ATGAATGAGCATATGTTTGATGAAGTTTTAGAGAAAAGACAAACCGGGTCCGCCAAATGGGATGGTTTGAAACAACTGTTCGGATCGGATCAACTGATTCCGATGTGGGTTGCAGATATGGATGTCCGTCCTGCCGACTCGATAACGAAAGCTTTGACAAGACGGGCTGCAAGCGGCAACTTCGGCTATTCTCTGTTCGAAGAAAAAGCAAAACATGCCATTCAACATTGGTTTGACAAACGTTATGACCAATCGGTCGATCCGGCAACGATCCTCTATTCGAGCGGCGTCGTTCCCGCACTCGCACATAGTGTATTAGCATTGACGGAAGAAAATGATGAAATTATCATCCAGACTCCTGTCTATCCCCCTTTCCATCATGTTATAGAAGCGAACGGACGACGTTTAGTCGAAAATCCGCTTTCTTTACAGAATGACCGGTATGAAATCGACTTTACATTGCTCGAACAACAGATGAAGTCAGCACGCATGATCATTTTATGTAATCCGCATAACCCGACCGGTCGCGTGTTCAGCTTCGATGAATTGAAACGATTGGTTGCACTTGCTAAACAATACGGTGTCTACGTCTTGTCGGATGAAATCCATGCCGATTTGCTGTTTTCGAATGTAACGCATCATCCGATTATCGCGTTTGATTACGATCAGGTAATACTGGTCAGTGCTCCATCTAAAACATTCAATATCCCGGGACTTTATGCTTCTTATCTGATTGTACCGAACGCTGACTTGCGTCTTAAAATCGAGCAGGTGCAACAGGCGAACTTCGTGCATCCGAATGCTTTTGCGGCAACAGCTATCATTGCTGCTTATGAGGACCCGGAAAGCGAGCGCTGGTTACAGGAGTTGTTGGTTTACCTTGAAGAGAACCGTAACCATGCCATACAACGAATTCAAACAGAAATGCCTCGTCTCACCGTCGTTACACCGGACGCCACTTTCTTGCTTTGGATTGACTGTGCCGCTCTTCCTTTTAATTCGAAAGAGCGGGCTGACTGGTTAGTCAAGCAGGCTGGTCTTGCCCTGACACACGGAGAACCATTTGGAAAAAATGCTTCGACGTTTGAACGCTTGAATTTCGGATGCCCGCGAAGTCAGTTGGACGAAGCACTTAACCGTCTTCAAACGGCTTACCAAGCGATTGTCTTTACAGATTAA